One window of Microcoleus vaginatus PCC 9802 genomic DNA carries:
- a CDS encoding glutamate-5-semialdehyde dehydrogenase yields MSIIEIAQKTRVSARKLAVLSADAKNQAIEAIAKALEAAAPDILAANAADCKAAEADGIAKPLYDRLKLDESKLKSAIAGVRDVAKLPEPIGVVQIHRELDTGLILKRITCPLGVLGIIFEARPEALIQIVSLAIKSGNGVILKGGKEAVRSCEILTKVIHQALAETAVNPEVVQLLTTREETIELLKMDEYVDLIIPRGSNSFVRFVQENTRIPVLGHADGICHLYADKAADIQKAVEISVDAKTQYPAACNAIETLLVHSAIAPKFLPAVAAALQQKKVELRGDEKTGAILENIAEATETDWSTEYSDLILSIKIVDSVDEAINHINTYGSRHTDVIVTEDSEVAETFLNGVDAAGVYHNCSTRFADGFRYGFGAEVGISTQQMPPRGPVGLEGLITYKYRVVGDGHVAASYVGKDAKGFTHRDL; encoded by the coding sequence ATGTCTATTATTGAAATTGCCCAAAAAACGCGCGTATCTGCTAGAAAGTTGGCAGTTTTGTCCGCTGATGCCAAAAATCAAGCTATTGAAGCTATTGCGAAAGCTTTAGAAGCTGCTGCGCCGGATATTTTGGCGGCGAATGCGGCTGACTGCAAGGCGGCTGAGGCGGATGGAATTGCGAAACCACTGTACGATCGCCTCAAGTTGGATGAGAGCAAGTTGAAAAGTGCGATCGCGGGCGTGCGCGACGTTGCGAAACTCCCTGAGCCGATCGGTGTCGTGCAAATCCACCGTGAATTGGATACAGGATTAATTCTGAAGCGCATCACCTGTCCTTTGGGCGTTTTAGGCATTATTTTTGAAGCGCGCCCCGAAGCTTTAATTCAGATAGTATCCTTGGCAATCAAATCGGGAAATGGCGTCATTCTCAAAGGCGGCAAAGAAGCAGTCCGTTCCTGCGAAATCTTGACAAAAGTGATACATCAAGCATTAGCTGAAACCGCAGTCAATCCCGAAGTCGTGCAGTTGCTGACCACGCGGGAAGAAACAATCGAACTGCTCAAAATGGATGAATATGTAGATTTGATTATTCCCAGAGGTTCTAATTCTTTCGTGCGTTTTGTGCAAGAAAATACGCGAATTCCCGTGCTGGGACACGCCGACGGAATTTGTCATTTGTACGCAGACAAAGCGGCGGATATTCAGAAAGCAGTAGAGATTTCTGTAGATGCAAAAACTCAGTATCCAGCCGCCTGCAATGCCATTGAAACTTTGTTAGTTCACAGTGCGATCGCCCCCAAATTCCTGCCCGCTGTTGCCGCAGCTTTGCAGCAGAAAAAAGTCGAACTGCGGGGAGACGAAAAAACTGGCGCCATCCTCGAAAATATTGCCGAAGCGACAGAAACAGATTGGTCTACAGAATACAGCGATTTGATTTTGTCAATCAAAATAGTAGATTCTGTGGACGAGGCAATTAACCATATCAATACTTACGGTTCCCGACATACAGATGTCATTGTTACCGAAGACAGCGAAGTCGCCGAAACTTTTTTAAATGGAGTCGATGCGGCCGGAGTTTATCACAATTGTTCGACTCGATTTGCCGACGGTTTCCGCTACGGTTTCGGTGCAGAAGTGGGGATTAGCACGCAGCAAATGCCGCCTCGCGGGCCTGTCGGTTTAGAGGGCTTGATTACCTATAAGTATCGAGTTGTTGGAGATGGCCATGTTGCCGCGAGTTATGTAGGAAAAGATGCTAAGGGATTTACACATCGGGATTTGTAA
- a CDS encoding formylglycine-generating enzyme family protein, with protein MTENPNQPREYDAVLGGESQVPLSAAVLGGIPGVKSRLASPIVEVKIAALSEALKYGEPGLELIIGALQDESIAVRFAAYSLLKDRDELNLKGQFQKYLPTYEFDVITVNAQGKENSRRRHYAHFFPEDLGNGSVQEMVYIPGGTFMMGCPARDKYRRDKESPQHQVTVPAFFAGKYSITRGQWQALMGNNPSWLKFEKRPVQVSWDEAVEFCDRLSQQTGKKYRLLSEAEWEYACRAGTTTLFHFGETITRQLVNYEDDYPDRPLHSKQPTDVGSFPSNAFGLYDMHGNVWQWCSDRCHENYNGAPTDGSSWETTNNYRVMRGGSWANFAGLCRSDYRCLVSEGGRRVYGGFRVAVSSSS; from the coding sequence ATGACAGAAAATCCAAATCAACCCAGAGAATACGATGCTGTCCTCGGCGGTGAATCTCAAGTACCATTGTCTGCGGCCGTTTTAGGCGGGATTCCCGGCGTTAAAAGTCGGTTAGCTTCTCCCATTGTTGAGGTTAAAATTGCTGCACTGTCTGAAGCGCTGAAATATGGAGAGCCAGGTTTAGAATTAATAATTGGGGCACTGCAAGATGAATCAATCGCGGTGAGATTTGCAGCCTATTCGCTGCTCAAGGATAGAGATGAATTAAATTTAAAAGGGCAGTTCCAAAAATATTTGCCTACTTATGAGTTTGATGTAATAACAGTAAATGCTCAAGGAAAAGAAAACAGTCGCCGCCGTCATTATGCTCACTTCTTCCCCGAAGACTTAGGGAATGGAAGTGTACAGGAAATGGTTTATATTCCCGGCGGCACATTTATGATGGGTTGCCCAGCAAGAGATAAATATAGAAGAGATAAGGAAAGTCCGCAGCATCAAGTAACAGTACCCGCTTTTTTTGCAGGCAAATATTCCATCACCCGAGGACAGTGGCAAGCACTGATGGGAAACAACCCATCGTGGTTAAAATTTGAAAAACGTCCTGTACAAGTATCGTGGGATGAGGCCGTCGAATTCTGCGATCGACTCTCGCAACAAACGGGGAAAAAATATCGCCTCCTGAGTGAAGCAGAATGGGAATATGCCTGTCGTGCGGGTACAACAACCCTATTTCATTTTGGGGAAACCATTACCCGGCAATTAGTCAACTATGAGGACGACTACCCCGACAGACCACTCCACTCGAAACAACCAACCGATGTCGGGAGTTTTCCCTCCAATGCCTTTGGACTGTACGATATGCACGGCAATGTTTGGCAATGGTGCAGCGATAGGTGTCACGAAAACTATAACGGCGCACCAACTGACGGAAGTTCCTGGGAAACCACAAATAATTACCGAGTGATGCGTGGCGGCAGTTGGGCTAACTTCGCGGGCCTTTGCCGCAGTGACTATCGCTGCTTGGTCTCGGAGGGCGGTAGGAGGGTGTACGGGGGTTTTCGCGTAGCGGTTTCTTCCTCGTCCTAG